A genomic segment from Acidimicrobiales bacterium encodes:
- the grpE gene encoding nucleotide exchange factor GrpE — MSTSGRWARWLGGSAAALATVVALATPAPAQGSVPAPAPGPQAAGVGQPTTEPQPGGIGGRPGGDPSTTTTTEAPRTTEGPTTTEAAEDPEPTTTTTAGRQGPASPIGDEDEPDAADDDTSVVALAAALLAGLVIGAVLVAVPLGLALARRKAAPSGSAAPPAPPAPVPPSAATPAPAPAAGPVVGPAPSREEAQARSQRAALAESLMALRDQMPSAALADEAVRALAAVGITEVRPDGQPFDPARHHAVDQVETDDPSRHNTVVSTERPGYVDGDRLVRQPEVVVARHGSGT, encoded by the coding sequence GTGAGCACGTCGGGCCGCTGGGCCCGCTGGCTGGGGGGCAGCGCCGCCGCCCTGGCCACGGTGGTGGCCCTGGCCACGCCGGCACCGGCCCAGGGGAGCGTCCCGGCCCCGGCCCCGGGCCCGCAGGCCGCCGGGGTGGGCCAGCCCACCACCGAGCCGCAGCCGGGCGGCATCGGCGGGCGCCCCGGAGGGGACCCCTCGACCACCACGACCACGGAGGCGCCCCGCACCACCGAGGGGCCGACCACCACCGAGGCGGCCGAGGACCCGGAGCCGACGACCACCACGACGGCGGGCCGTCAGGGCCCGGCATCACCCATCGGGGACGAGGACGAGCCCGATGCTGCCGACGACGACACCTCGGTGGTGGCCCTGGCCGCCGCCCTCCTGGCCGGCCTGGTGATCGGCGCCGTCCTGGTCGCCGTCCCCCTGGGCCTGGCCCTGGCCCGCCGCAAGGCCGCCCCGTCCGGGTCGGCCGCCCCACCGGCCCCGCCCGCCCCGGTCCCCCCGTCGGCGGCCACCCCCGCACCCGCCCCGGCCGCCGGTCCCGTGGTGGGACCCGCCCCCAGCCGGGAGGAGGCCCAGGCCCGGTCCCAGCGGGCCGCCCTGGCCGAGTCCCTCATGGCACTGCGCGACCAGATGCCCAGCGCCGCCCTGGCCGACGAGGCGGTCCGGGCCCTGGCCGCGGTGGGCATCACGGAGGTCCGGCCCGACGGCCAGCCCTTCGACCCGGCCCGCCACCACGCCGTGGACCAGGTCGAGACCGACGACCCCTCCCGCCACAACACCGTGGTGTCGACCGAGCGCCCCGGCTACGTCGACGGCGACCGGCTCGTGCGCCAGCCCGAGGTCGTGGTGGCCCGGCACGGGAGCGGGACGTGA
- a CDS encoding sigma-70 family RNA polymerase sigma factor, with protein MARVRGRRHRTAPEGDLLAWARDGDEAAFAELVERSRKRLFAVCVRITGDEHSARDAAQNALLDAWRALPRFEGRSSFSTWLCQIGGRAALAVAQRRRPDPVEEVPEPAGPFSDVLEESVTAVSAVRWALEKLPPDFRQALVLREYADLSYQEIAEVQGIPVETVKTRINRARRAVAHVLEAAEG; from the coding sequence GTGGCCAGGGTCCGCGGCCGGCGCCATCGCACCGCGCCCGAGGGGGATCTGCTGGCCTGGGCCCGCGACGGTGACGAGGCGGCCTTCGCCGAGCTGGTCGAACGGAGCCGCAAGCGCCTGTTCGCGGTGTGCGTGCGCATCACCGGCGACGAGCACTCGGCCCGGGACGCGGCCCAGAACGCCCTGCTCGACGCCTGGCGGGCGCTCCCCCGCTTCGAGGGCCGCTCCAGCTTCTCGACCTGGCTGTGCCAGATCGGCGGTCGGGCCGCCCTGGCCGTGGCCCAGCGCCGCAGGCCCGACCCCGTGGAGGAGGTGCCCGAGCCGGCCGGGCCGTTCAGCGACGTGCTGGAGGAGTCGGTGACGGCGGTGAGCGCGGTGCGGTGGGCCCTGGAGAAGCTGCCCCCCGACTTCCGCCAGGCGCTGGTCCTGCGGGAGTACGCCGATCTCAGCTACCAGGAGATCGCCGAGGTCCAGGGCATCCCGGTGGAGACGGTGAAGACCCGCATCAACCGGGCCCGCCGGGCCGTGGCCCACGTGCTGGAGGCGGCCGAGGGCTGA
- a CDS encoding dynamin family protein, translating to MAPVPAPWPGGATAVSRDLTAALVEVCDETLRRLPPGPTREAVATVRARLLSPLRVAVAGSVSSGKSTLVNALLGQRVAPVDAGECTRLVTWYRYDHHQHIEVQRRDGTVHTVPFASGTRIPDELGAPPGDIARLVVHLSNERLRDITIIDTPGLNTVTDENERATAEALGLGDGTREAGDSQVAMSDADALLFLTPHVRESDVAVLERFRALFDASGLSSANAVGILSKVDRLAPDGDPWPVAHRLATAARERLSAVVSEVVPVMGLLAETSATDHFTEDDAYALAALAGMDELDLEDALLSPQDLLDAEVPDVSRDRRRRLLSMLDLHGIAVGVELVQGGARGAGALLRGFRERSGLVPLTTTVEAGFARRASALKARGGLSDLRRIAAQAGGEDAAAFQALAGPLERIELDPALHDLRILDALRAAEEGTTRLPDDLLDALRRLALETTPVRQLGLDESADPGEVARAASRAVAAWARYGNDSRRSPVERRLAEDVREWYELVWDQATPRPAAPTPPPPGPATGYPPTAPPPGPGPQPGYPQAPAPTYPQVTTPPAPGYPQPTPQGYPQPTPPPGYPQPTGHPQAPAPGYPQPTPSPPGHPQGTPPPGYPQPGPPGYPPPTPPPVPGHPQPGGSPQPAPPGYPPPTPPPSPGYPQPVPGYPPPAPGHPPASTPPSGPGPAPPGPPVPPGGPGAPQPAAPPPRQAPGARPAADPAPVPPPPTPPPAPPVRDDGDDDDPPLSTPWTRRR from the coding sequence GTGGCGCCGGTGCCGGCCCCGTGGCCCGGCGGGGCGACGGCGGTGAGCCGCGACCTGACCGCCGCCCTGGTCGAGGTGTGCGACGAGACCCTGCGGCGCCTCCCCCCCGGCCCCACCCGCGAGGCGGTGGCCACGGTGCGGGCCCGGCTGCTGTCGCCCCTCCGGGTGGCCGTGGCCGGCAGCGTCAGCTCCGGCAAGTCCACCCTGGTCAACGCCCTGCTGGGCCAGCGCGTCGCCCCCGTCGACGCCGGCGAGTGCACCCGGCTCGTCACCTGGTACCGCTACGACCACCACCAGCACATCGAGGTGCAGCGGCGCGACGGCACCGTCCACACCGTGCCCTTCGCCTCCGGCACCCGCATCCCCGACGAGCTGGGCGCCCCGCCCGGCGACATCGCCCGGCTGGTCGTCCACCTGTCGAACGAGCGCCTGCGCGACATCACCATCATCGACACGCCCGGCCTCAACACCGTCACCGACGAGAACGAGAGGGCCACGGCCGAGGCCCTGGGGCTGGGGGACGGGACGCGGGAGGCCGGCGACTCGCAGGTGGCCATGAGCGACGCCGACGCCCTGCTGTTCCTGACCCCGCACGTGCGCGAGAGCGACGTGGCCGTGCTGGAGCGCTTCCGGGCCCTGTTCGACGCCTCGGGCCTGTCGTCGGCCAACGCCGTCGGCATCCTCAGCAAGGTCGATCGCCTGGCGCCCGACGGCGACCCGTGGCCCGTGGCCCACCGGCTGGCCACCGCGGCCCGGGAGCGGCTGTCGGCCGTGGTGTCCGAGGTCGTCCCGGTCATGGGCCTGCTGGCCGAGACCTCGGCCACTGACCACTTCACCGAGGACGACGCCTACGCGCTGGCCGCCCTGGCCGGGATGGACGAGCTGGACCTGGAGGACGCCCTCCTCAGCCCCCAGGACCTGCTCGACGCCGAGGTCCCCGACGTCTCCCGTGACCGGCGCCGGCGCCTGCTGTCCATGCTCGACCTGCACGGCATCGCCGTGGGCGTGGAGCTGGTGCAGGGCGGCGCCCGCGGCGCCGGGGCCCTGCTCCGCGGCTTCCGGGAGCGCAGCGGCCTGGTGCCCCTCACCACCACGGTCGAGGCCGGCTTCGCCCGCCGGGCCAGCGCCCTCAAGGCCCGGGGGGGCCTGTCGGACCTCCGGCGCATCGCGGCCCAGGCCGGCGGGGAGGACGCGGCCGCCTTCCAGGCCCTGGCCGGGCCCCTGGAGCGCATCGAGCTCGACCCGGCCCTCCACGACCTGCGCATCCTCGACGCCCTCCGGGCCGCCGAGGAGGGCACCACCCGCCTCCCCGACGACCTGCTCGACGCCCTGCGTCGCCTGGCCCTGGAGACCACCCCGGTCCGCCAGCTGGGCCTGGACGAGTCCGCCGATCCCGGCGAGGTGGCCCGGGCCGCGTCGCGGGCGGTGGCGGCCTGGGCCCGGTACGGCAACGACAGCCGGCGGAGCCCGGTGGAGCGGCGCCTGGCCGAGGACGTGCGCGAGTGGTACGAGCTGGTCTGGGACCAGGCCACCCCCCGGCCGGCGGCGCCCACCCCGCCGCCGCCCGGCCCGGCCACCGGGTACCCACCGACGGCGCCGCCCCCGGGGCCCGGGCCGCAGCCCGGCTACCCGCAAGCCCCAGCGCCGACCTACCCGCAGGTGACGACGCCGCCCGCCCCGGGCTACCCGCAGCCCACGCCGCAGGGCTACCCGCAGCCCACGCCTCCTCCGGGCTACCCCCAGCCCACCGGCCACCCGCAGGCCCCGGCACCCGGCTACCCGCAACCCACCCCGTCGCCTCCGGGCCACCCGCAGGGCACGCCCCCCCCGGGCTACCCGCAGCCGGGCCCGCCCGGGTACCCGCCGCCCACCCCGCCGCCCGTTCCGGGCCACCCGCAGCCCGGCGGCTCCCCGCAGCCGGCTCCGCCCGGGTACCCGCCTCCCACGCCGCCGCCCTCGCCGGGCTACCCGCAGCCCGTACCGGGGTACCCGCCGCCTGCGCCCGGGCACCCGCCGGCGTCGACTCCGCCCTCCGGCCCCGGACCGGCGCCCCCCGGCCCGCCGGTCCCGCCCGGGGGCCCGGGCGCGCCGCAGCCGGCGGCGCCTCCTCCCCGTCAGGCTCCGGGGGCTCGGCCGGCTGCCGACCCGGCCCCGGTCCCGCCCCCGCCGACGCCGCCGCCGGCGCCCCCCGTCCGGGACGACGGCGATGACGACGACCCGCCCCTCTCCACCCCCTGGACCCGCCGCCGATGA
- a CDS encoding dynamin family protein, which translates to MTPDTPAPGPAPAPSAPAPGPAAAPGPAGSSGPPPERPPGLPAVVAEVLRLANRTHALTVATGHADLTGRIEAEARSWKDTQVRVVVAGEIKRGKTSFINALLGHPGLLPVDADVATSVHLAVSHAEALQVTAVRRPEGGEAEERIAIGPDQLVDYASMQGRAVAREGVVGVEVGLPHPLLERGLVVIDTPGVGGLTRGHRDSALAGLRYADALLFTVSVEEPISLSELRFLAEASERIDTVVLVLTKVDSSSDPERMMAEDRAKMAEYLESLRRAAAQPDAEEDLAEAARRFERVLAAPFLPVSSRLAGKARVRAEAGRADTAATLMARSGFADMEAIFDRTLQNRELVRMANILRVVGHVLARVESEQTAEVRVAAGDVVAVEAELKARQAQLEELLPSQARWRQRLAGNVQRIQADLNRVIGREMTRMDRAYRDHIDAAQKDVDPVMANLSTDLEQSINAAWSNVALVLSERLDTAVARIAAEFNLDDLVLELEQDALPDHLRDLGIGDRRDPNAGKANLVEDGLPSLLSAGALGGVASALLGGIAAPVILPGLLLAAPVGYLRYKKRHQVQVRQDYLRIVREVVAQIRQEFQAEFTLKIIEAREGVELTVDTAITGRKKALETQRKELQQLLQQSKAEQAARRAEAEKRLEAVRKLRAAADALRAKVDAAAAPRAAAPSPSA; encoded by the coding sequence ATGACGCCCGACACCCCCGCTCCCGGGCCGGCTCCGGCCCCCTCCGCTCCGGCTCCCGGCCCGGCCGCCGCTCCTGGCCCCGCCGGCTCGTCGGGCCCGCCGCCGGAGCGGCCGCCGGGCCTGCCGGCGGTGGTGGCCGAGGTGCTGCGGCTGGCCAACCGCACCCACGCCCTCACCGTCGCCACCGGCCACGCCGACCTGACCGGGCGCATCGAGGCCGAGGCCCGGTCGTGGAAGGACACCCAGGTCCGGGTGGTGGTGGCCGGCGAGATCAAGCGGGGCAAGACCAGCTTCATCAACGCCCTGCTGGGCCACCCGGGGTTGCTGCCGGTCGACGCGGATGTGGCCACCAGCGTCCACCTGGCCGTCAGCCACGCCGAGGCCCTCCAGGTCACCGCGGTGCGCCGGCCCGAGGGCGGCGAGGCCGAGGAGCGCATCGCCATCGGGCCCGACCAGCTCGTGGACTACGCCTCCATGCAGGGCCGGGCCGTGGCCCGGGAGGGCGTGGTGGGCGTGGAGGTCGGCCTGCCCCACCCCCTGCTGGAGCGGGGCCTGGTGGTCATCGACACCCCGGGGGTCGGGGGCCTGACCCGGGGCCACCGCGACAGCGCCCTGGCCGGCCTGCGCTACGCCGATGCCCTGCTGTTCACGGTGTCGGTGGAGGAGCCCATCTCCCTGAGCGAGCTGCGGTTCCTGGCCGAGGCCAGCGAGCGCATCGACACCGTGGTGCTGGTGCTGACCAAGGTCGACAGCTCCTCGGACCCGGAGCGGATGATGGCCGAGGACCGGGCCAAGATGGCCGAGTACCTGGAGTCGCTCCGGCGGGCGGCGGCCCAGCCCGACGCCGAGGAGGACCTGGCCGAGGCGGCCCGCCGCTTCGAGCGCGTCCTGGCCGCCCCGTTCCTGCCGGTCAGCAGCCGCCTGGCCGGCAAGGCCCGGGTCCGGGCCGAGGCCGGCCGGGCCGACACCGCGGCCACGCTCATGGCCCGCAGCGGCTTCGCCGACATGGAGGCGATCTTCGACCGCACCCTCCAGAACCGGGAGCTGGTGCGCATGGCCAACATCCTGCGGGTGGTGGGCCACGTCCTGGCCCGCGTCGAGTCCGAGCAGACGGCCGAGGTCCGGGTGGCGGCCGGCGACGTGGTGGCGGTGGAGGCCGAGCTGAAGGCCCGCCAGGCCCAGCTCGAGGAGCTGCTGCCCTCCCAGGCCCGGTGGCGCCAGCGCCTGGCCGGCAACGTGCAGCGCATCCAGGCCGACCTCAACCGGGTCATCGGCCGGGAGATGACCCGCATGGACCGGGCCTATCGCGACCACATCGACGCCGCCCAGAAGGACGTCGACCCGGTTATGGCCAACCTCAGCACCGACCTGGAGCAGTCCATCAACGCGGCCTGGTCGAACGTGGCCCTCGTGCTCTCCGAGCGCCTCGACACCGCCGTGGCCCGCATCGCCGCCGAGTTCAACCTGGATGACCTGGTGCTGGAACTGGAGCAGGACGCCCTGCCCGACCACCTGCGCGACCTCGGCATCGGCGATCGCCGCGACCCCAACGCCGGCAAGGCCAACCTGGTCGAGGACGGGTTGCCGTCGCTGCTGTCGGCCGGCGCCCTGGGCGGCGTGGCCTCGGCCCTCCTGGGGGGCATCGCCGCGCCGGTGATCCTGCCCGGGCTGCTCCTGGCCGCGCCCGTGGGCTACCTGCGCTACAAGAAGCGCCACCAGGTCCAGGTCCGGCAGGACTACCTGCGGATCGTGCGGGAGGTCGTCGCCCAGATCCGCCAGGAGTTCCAAGCCGAGTTCACCCTCAAGATCATCGAGGCCCGCGAGGGCGTGGAGCTGACGGTCGACACGGCCATCACCGGCCGCAAGAAGGCCCTGGAGACCCAGCGCAAGGAGCTCCAGCAGCTCCTCCAGCAGTCCAAGGCCGAGCAGGCGGCCCGCCGGGCCGAGGCCGAGAAGCGCCTGGAGGCGGTGCGCAAGCTGCGGGCCGCCGCCGATGCCCTGCGGGCCAAGGTCGACGCCGCCGCCGCCCCCCGGGCGGCCGCCCCCTCCCCCTCGGCCTGA